Part of the Kineococcus aurantiacus genome, GCGCTTCGGGCACGGGGCCGAGGCGGTGCTCGGCGCCCCGCACGGGCCCGTCGTGCTGCTCGGCAGCTACCACGTCAGCCAGCAGAACACCTCCACGGGCCGGCTGACCGAGGCCATGCTCGACGGGGTCGTCTCCCGGGCGGCCGCGCTGGCGGACTAGGGCGCGGGCGTGCCCGTGTGCGAGGCCCTCCGCGTCCGCCGGGTTCGAGCGGGCCGTGCCCTCCTGACAAGATGTCCCCGCGCAGGCCCGGGTGGCGTAACTGGTAGGCGCACGGGGCTTAAACCCCCGGGCCGTTCGCGGCGTGCGGGTTCGATCCCCGTCCCGGGTACTCCATCGTGATGAGGCTGTGACCCCGGCGGGGAACGAGGACGGGTCCCCGGCCGTTCCACGAGCAACGACACCTGCTCCGGAGGGGAGCCATGGAGAGCAAGAACCCGGTCTTCGCCCGCAGCGGCGAGTGGAAGCGGGGTGGCTACGCGACGTTCGACGCCCCGAGCTCGGCGCAGCCCCCGCGCCCCGCCGACGCGTCCGCCCGCACGCTCGAGGACTGGTACGCCAAGCCGTCCGCCACCCCGTCCCAGTCGCGCCGCATGACCCTGGACGACGTCGTCGTCCGCACGGCCTCGCTGTTCGTCGTGCTGCTCGCCGGTGCCGCCGGGGGCTACCTCGGGGTCACCCGCGGCGGGATGGGGTTCGGCATCGTCCTCGTCCCCGCCCTCGTGGCGATGGTCCTGGGCCTGTGGGCGCAGATGTCCCGCAAGGTCCGCCCCGGCGTGATGTTCGCCTACGCGGCCCTCGAGGGCGTGTTCGTCGGCGGCATCTCGGCGTTCTACGCCTCGCTGTACGACGGCATCATCGGGCAGGCCGTCCTCGGCACGCTCGCCGCCTTCACCGGCATGCTGCTCGCCTACAAGACCGGCGTGATCCGCAACAGCCCCCGCTTCACCAAGGTGCTGCTCATCGCGGGCATCGGGTACGGCGTGTTCGCCCTCGCCAACCTCGTCGCCTCGCTCGCGGGCTGGGGCAACGTCTACGCCGGCAACGGCTTCCTGGCCGTCGTCGTCAGCGCCTTCGGCGTCGTCCTGGCCTCGCTGTTCCTGGTCCTGGACTTCGACCACATCGAGCAGGGCATCCGCAACGGCCTGCCGGTCCGGGAGAGCTGGCGCGCCGGCTTCGGCCTCATGGTGACGCTGGTCTGGCTGTACCTGGAGATCCTGCGCCTGGTCGCCATCCTGCGCGGCAACGACTGACCTCCTTGCCCGACCCCGACGAGCTCGGCGCGCTGGAACGTCAGCGCGCCGAGCTCTCGCGCGTCCTGGGCCTGCAGGCCGACCGGGTCCGCGGTCTGCCGCTGAGCCGCCTGGACCGATCCCGCGACGGCGCGCCCTCGGCCGCGGACGTGGTCCGGCAGGCCGCCCAGGAGCTGGCCGACCTCGCCGCCGACGCCGAGGGGCGTGAGCGGCGGCCCCTGCCGGTCCTGGCCACCCACGGCCTCGGCGACCAGCTCGCCGTCGTGGGCCGCGACGTGGTCCGTTCCGGCGCGGCCACCCACCTCGCGGCCGCGCACGACGTCCTCGCGCGGGTGCGGGGAGCGCTGTGACCCGTGCTCGACCACCGCGGTGGTCGACCGCCGGGGCGCGGGCGTGACCGGCGGCCCGGCGGGGTGCGGGATGATGGGGGCATGCGCTACGCCGAGACCGTCGTCGACCTCGTGGGCGGAACCCCGCTGGTCAAGCTCAACCGGGTCACCGAGGGCCTGTCCTGCACCGTCCTGGCCAAGGTCGAGTACCTGAACCCGGGCGGGTCGGTGAAGGACCGCATCGCGACCCGCATGATCGAGGCCGCCGAGGCCGAGGGGCTGCTCAAGCCGGGCGGGACCATCGTCGAGCCCACGTCGGGCAACACCGGGGTCGGCCTCGCGCTCGTGGCCCAGCAGCGCGGCTACCGCTGCGTGTTCGTGTGCCCCGACAAGGTCGGCGTCGACAAGCGCAACGTCCTCAAGGCCTACGGCGCCGAGGTCGTCGTCTGCCCGACGGCCGTGCCGCCGGAGGACCCGCAGTCGTACTACTCCGTCTCCGACCGCCTCGTGCGCGAGATCGAGGGCGCCTGGAAGCCGAACCAGTACGCCAACGTCCACGGGCCCCGCAGCCACTACGAGACGACCGGCCCGGAGATCTGGGCCGACACCGAGGGCAGGGTCACGCACTTCGTGACCGGCGTCGGGACCGGCGGCACGATCACCGGGACGGGCCGCTACCTCAAGGAGCAGGGCCCCGTCCGCGTCATCGGCGCCGACCCGGAGGGGTCGGTGTACTCCGGCGGGACCGGCCGCCCGTACCTCGTCGAGGGCGTGGGGGAGGACTTCTGGCCCAGCGCCTACGACCCGTCGGTCCCCGACGAGATCATCGCCGTCTCCGACGCCGACTCCTTCGCCATGACGCGGCGCCTGGCCCGCGAGGAGGGGCTGCTCGTGGGCGGCTCGTGCGGCATGGCCGTCGTCGCCGCCCTGCGCGCGGCGAAGGACCTCGGCCCCGACGACGTCGTGGTCGTGCTGCTGCCCGACGGCGGCCGCGGCTACCTCGGCAAGATCTTCAACGACGACTGGATGTCCTCCTACGGGTTCCTGGACTCCGGCGAGGGCGGTACGGCCGGTGACGTGCTGCGCCACAAGACCGCCGGGCTGCCCGCGCTGGTGCACACGCACCCGACCGAGACCGTCCACGACGTCATCGAGATCATGCGCGAGTACGGCGTCTCGCAGCTGCCCGTCGTGGGCGCCGAGCCGCCCGTCATGGCCGGTGAGATCGCCGGGGCCGTCAACGAGCGGGCCATCCTCGACGCCCTGTTCACTGGCCGGGCGAAGATGTCGGACGCGGTGAGCGCGCACATGGGCCCGCCGCTGCCGCTGGTCGGCTCCGGGCAGACCGTCGCGGACGCCCGCGAGGTGTTCTCCCGCGCCGACGCGGCCGTCGTGGTCGAGGACGGCAAGCCCGTCGGGGTCATCACCCGCCACGACCTGCTGGCCTGGTTGGCGCTGTCCCACTGACCCGCTGACCCACCGCGTGGCCGGGCCCCCGGGCGGGGGCCCGGCCACGCGTGGTCTCAGTAGCGGATCGCGTCGATGACCTTCGCGCGCACCGCCATCGTCGCCGGCACGACACCGGCGAGGGCACCGACGGCCGTGGCCGCCAGCAGCCCCTCGACGGCCGCGGCCACCGGGAACGGCGGGACGTCCTCCAGGGTCAGCCCCACCGGCAGCACCGCCTCCAGCGGGAAGTTGGAGACGAGGACGATCGAGAGCACCACCGCGAGGAAGCCCGCGACGAACGTCGCCGCGACGCTCTCGAGCAGGACGGCGAAGAACACCCGCCCACCCGTGGCCCCGAAGCTGCGCCGCACCCCGATCTCGCGGATGCGCTGGCGCACCGTGACCAGGCCGACGTTCAGCACGCCGATGCCGCCCAGCAGCAGCGCGAACACCCCCACCCCGCGCACGCCGTAGGCCAGGACGGCGTCGACGATCCCCAGCTCGGCCCCGGCGTCGGCGCGGGAGACGTACACCGAGAACCCCGGCAGGCTCGACTGCACCTCCGTCTGCAGGGCCTGCGTCAGCGCGTCGACGTCGGTGTCGGGGACCCACACCTCCAGGCTCGGGGTCGACCCGTACAGCGGGTCGGTGAGGTTCCAGCGGGACACGGCCGAGTTCAGCACCCACGCCTGCGGGGACGTCGGGTCGCTGCCGGTGGGGTTCGCCACGCCGACGACGGTCGCCGTGACGGGGGTGTCGCCCCCCAGGACCACCGTGGGCGGGTTCGCCGCGTCGAAGGCGCCGACCTGGGCCAGGAAGCCGTCGTTGACGACGAGCCGGGGCGAGAAGGCGGCGTCGTCGGCCGCGGTGAACCAGCGGCCGTCGGCGACGACCACGCGGTGCATCGTGCCGTAGCTGGGGTCGACGGCGGTGGCCGGGACCAGTTGCGTCCCGGCCGGGAACCGGGCCGTGAGCTGGGTGTACGCCGTCTGGCCCCACCAGCCGATCTCGTGGCGGTCGGCGGCGGCCGCGAAGGCCCGCGCGGCCTCCTGCGCGGTCTGCGGGGTGGACGGGGAGACGGGGGAGGCGTCGACGCGCAGCGTGGCGGGGCGGCCGCCGGCGCGTTCGGAGCTCTCGCCGATGATCTGGCGGCCCATGTCCCCGACGGCCGTGATGGTCGTCATCGCGAACACCGCGAGGAACACCCCGACGAGGGACAGCACCACGCGGACGCGGTTGACGCGGATCTCGCTCCACGCCTCCGTGACCGCCGCGAGCAGGCCGATCACAGGGTCTCCCGGTGGGCGGTGGCGCTGGCCACGGCGTCGGCCGTGATCTCGGTGAGGACGCCGTGGTCGAGGCGGAACCGCCGGTCGGCGCGCGCGGCGACCGACAGGTCGTGGGTGATGGTCACCAGGGTCGTGCCCTCGTCGCGCACGAGTTCCTCCAGGACGTCCATGACCGCCGACCCGGTGTCGACGTCGAGGGCGCCGGTGGGTTCGTCGGCCAGCAGGACGCGGGGGCGGCGGACGAGGCTGCGGGCCAGCGCGACGCGCTGCTGCTCACCGCCGGACAGCTTCTCGGGCATGGTGTCCAGGCGGTGCCCCAGGCCGACGCGTTCCAGCATGTCCCGGGCGATCCGTCTGCGGTGCAAGAACTCCCGGCTGGAGCCGTAGAGCAGCGGGTTGGCGACGTTCTCGGTCGCGGTGCGGCCGGGGAGCAGGTTGAACTGCTGGAACACGAAGCCGAAGGTCTGCCCGCGCAGCTTCGCCGTGCGCCGGTTCGAGCGCGCCGCGACGGGGCGGCCGTCGAGCAGGTACTCCCCGGAGGTGGGCGCGTCGAGGAGGCCGACGATGTTCAGCAGCGTCGACTTGCCCGACCCGGACCGGCCGACGACGGCGACGTGCTCGCCGCGCGCCACGTGCAGGTCGACGCCGGTGAGGATGTGCAGGTCCTCCCCGTCGGGCAGCCGCACGCTGCGGCTGACCCGCGTGAGGGAGACCACCGGGTCCATCAGGACCCCGCCCCGTACGCCCCGCCGGGCCCGGCGGGGGTGTCGGTGCCCGGGACGAACTGCAGGATCCGCTGGCCCTCGGTGAGGCCGCCGGTGACCTCGACGTCCTCGCCGTCGGTCAGGCCCAGGGTGACCTCGGTCTCGGTCCGCGTGCCGTCCTCGGCGACGGTCCAGACCGTGCCGGTGCCGACGCTGCCCTGCACGGCGGTGACGGGGACCAGCAGGACGCCGGTGGCGGTCCCGGCGGTCACGTCGAGGGTCGCGGACAACCCCGGGAACACCTGGACGTCCGGTGGCACGGCGCAGCTGACGTTCGCGCCGGTCATCGAGGACGAGGGGTCGGCGTAGGGGTCGGCGTAGGGGTCGGCGCACCCCTGGTCGGGGGTGGGGGACTGCCGGGTCGCGGCCGGGTTCCCGGTGCGCAACCCGGTGCACGCGAAGGTGCCCGGGCCGCCGGGGACGGTGACCTGCGCCGTCGTGGGCGGGGCGAGGAGCCGGTACTGCTGGGCCTGCGTCAGCGGGGCGGAGACCGTGAGGGTGCCCGGGCTGACGGTCGCGACGTCGTCGCCGACGCTCACGGCCTGACCCGGCAGGACGTCGAGGGTGGCCAGTTCCCCGGCCACGGGCGAGGTCACCGCCACGGTCCTCGTCGTGGGCTGCGCGGGCGGGGCGGCCGGGTCGGTGGGGGCGGGGGGTTCGACGGTGACCGTCACCGTGAACAGGGGGGTGCCCTCCTGGACGGCGTCGCCCACCGCGGCGCGGACCCTGGCGACCTCGCCGGTGGCCGTGGACCTCACGGTCGCGGCGGGGTCGGCCGCGATGGTGCCCTGCAGGGTGACGGTGTTCGTGACGTCCCCGCGCGTGACGACGGCGGCCGGCGGTTCCACGACGGCGGACGGGCTCGCGGCGGCGCCGGTGTCCCGGTCGGGGCGCGCGAAGGCGATCCACAGCAGGGCGATCGCGATGAGCGTCCAGACGACCAGCCTGAGCGCGGGGAAGACGACGGTGCGGACGACACCCACGGCGACACCTCCGGTCGGGCGTCCGGGTGTCGTCGGTGCACGGTGCGGGCCGCCGTTCCCCCGAGCGGCTGGGCCGGAACCTAGCAGTGCCGCAGCGGCCCCCGGGGGAGGTCCCGGGAACCTCCACGAACCGCGTCGGCGGTCACGGGTTCAACCACCGGCGCAGGGTGGAGGCCTCCCGCGCGAGCACCGCCGGGTCGTCCCCGGGGACGAACTCGACCAGGACGTCGTGGTCGCGGCCGTGGTCGTGGCCGTCGTCGCGCAGGAGGGCGATCGCGTGCCGCCACAACGACTCCCGCGAGGCCAGCGGGTTCCGCGTCGTGCCGGGGGCCCAGGAGAACGCGTGCACGGTGCTGGTGCGGGGGAGCAGCACCGCCAGCTCGGTCAGGGCGTCGTCGTCGGGGGCGTCGACCGTGGGCTGCCAGTAGGTGGTCAGGGCCGGCGCCCCCACGAGGTCGTCGACCTCCTCGAGCAGGAGCAGGGTCGAGGCGGTGGTGTCGGTGAGGGTCCCGCCGTGGGACTCGGTGCCGACCTCGACCCCGGCGTCGGCGGCCCGGCGCACGGCGTCGGCCAGCGCGGTGACGACGGGTACGCGGTCGGCGCCCGCCGAGCCGCGGTCCCCGGCCCAGACCCGGATCCGCGGGGCGCCCAGGGCCACGGCCGTGGCCAGGACGTCGGCGAAGCCGTCGTGCACGCCGGCGCGGAAGTAGGAACCGTAGGAGGCCACGGTCAGCCCGGCGCCGGCGGTGCGGGCCGCGACGGAGCGGGCGGTGGCGAGGTCGCCGGCGGGGACGTGGACGTCGGCGCCCCACTCCACCGCGGCGAGCCCGGCGCGCGCGGCGAGGTCCAGGACACCGTCGGCGTCGAGCTGCCGGTAGGTGATCGAGCACAGCCCCGGAGTCAGCACGCGGGGGATCCTTGCACGGCGCGCCCCTGCTGGCCTAGCCTTTTGGAAAGCGCATTCCCGACACGAGCCAGGAGGAGGCCGCGATGGTGCAACGCCTCGGGGTGGTCATGAACGGTGTCACCGGACGGATGGGGTACCGCCAGCACCTGCTGCGGTCGGTCCTGGCCATCCGCGAGCAGGGCGGCGTGGAACTGCCCGACGGCTCGCGCGTCCAGCTCGAACCGCTGCTCGTCGGCCGGTCGGAGGACAAGCTGCGCGACATCGCCCAGCGGCACGGCCTCGACCGCTGGACCACCGACCTCGACGCGGCCCTGGCCGACGACGACTACCCGCTGTACTTCGACGCGCAGCTCACCTCCGCGCGCGAGCGCTCCGTCCTGGCGGCCGTCGCCGCCGGCCGGCACGTCTACACCGAGAAACCCACCGCGGAGACCCTCGAGGGCGCGGTCGGCCTGGCCCGCGCCGCCACCCGCGCCGGCGTCAAGAACGGCGTCGTGCACGACAAGCTCTTCCTGCCGGGCCTGGTGAAGCTGAAGCGGCTCGTGGACTCGGGGTTCTTCGGCGAGATCCTCTCCGTGCGCGGGGAGTTCGGGTACTGGGTCTTCGAGGGCGACTGGCAGCCCGCGCAGCGCCCCAGCTGGAACTACCGCGCCGAGGACGGCGGCGGCATCGTCGCCGACATGTTCTGCCACTGGAACTACGTCCTGGAGCAGACCGTCGCCCCCGTCGAGGCCGTCACCGCCAAGGCCGTCACGCACGTCCCCGTCCGCCACGACGAGAACGGCGAGGCCTACAAGGCCACGGCCGACGACGCCGCCTACGCCATCTTCGAGCTGGAGGGCGGGATCGTCGCCCAGCTGAACTCCTCCTGGGCCGTGCGCGTCGACCGCGACGAGCTCGTCGAGTTCCAGGTCGACGGGACCCTCGGCAGCGCCGTCGCCGGGTTGTGGGGCTGCCGCGTGCAGCCGCGGTCGGCGACGCCGAGGGCCGTGTGGAACCCCGACCTGCCCGAGCAGCACCGCTACCGCGACGATTGGCTCACCGTCCCGGACAACACCGTGTTCGACAACGGGTTCAAGGCGCAGTGGGAGCAGTTCGTCCGGCACGTCGTGGCCGACACCCCGCACCCGTACGACTTCCTCTCCGGCGCCCGGGGCGTGCGGCTGGCGCAGGCCGGCCTGCAGTCCTCCGCGCAGGGCCGGCGCGTGGAGCTGCAGGAGATCTCGCTGTGACCGTCCTGACGGGACGGGCCCCGACCGGCGAGGTCCTGCGGCTGCCCACGGCCGACGGCGTCGTCGAGCACGCCGTCCGCGAACCCGTCGCGTGGGAGGTCCCGGCCGGGCCCGCGAGCAGCCGCACCGCGTTCGCCGCCGCTCACGTCGTCCCGCGCGCCGGCGCCGAGAACGTCCCCGGCGCCCCGGCCGACCTCGACTGGGACGCCACCCTGGCGTTCCGGCACCGGCTGTGGTCGCTGGGGCTGGGGGTCGCCGAGGCCATGGACACCGCCCAGCGCGGCATGGGGCTGGACCCCGCCGCGACCACCGAGCTCGTGCGGCGCAGCGCCCGCGAGGCCGCCGCCGTCGGCGGGCGCATCGCCGCCGGGGTCGGGACCGACCAGCTCGCCCCCGGGACCCACCCGCTGCCGGTGGTCCGCGCCGCCTACGAGGAGCAG contains:
- a CDS encoding Bax inhibitor-1/YccA family protein, with the translated sequence MESKNPVFARSGEWKRGGYATFDAPSSAQPPRPADASARTLEDWYAKPSATPSQSRRMTLDDVVVRTASLFVVLLAGAAGGYLGVTRGGMGFGIVLVPALVAMVLGLWAQMSRKVRPGVMFAYAALEGVFVGGISAFYASLYDGIIGQAVLGTLAAFTGMLLAYKTGVIRNSPRFTKVLLIAGIGYGVFALANLVASLAGWGNVYAGNGFLAVVVSAFGVVLASLFLVLDFDHIEQGIRNGLPVRESWRAGFGLMVTLVWLYLEILRLVAILRGND
- a CDS encoding cystathionine beta-synthase — protein: MRYAETVVDLVGGTPLVKLNRVTEGLSCTVLAKVEYLNPGGSVKDRIATRMIEAAEAEGLLKPGGTIVEPTSGNTGVGLALVAQQRGYRCVFVCPDKVGVDKRNVLKAYGAEVVVCPTAVPPEDPQSYYSVSDRLVREIEGAWKPNQYANVHGPRSHYETTGPEIWADTEGRVTHFVTGVGTGGTITGTGRYLKEQGPVRVIGADPEGSVYSGGTGRPYLVEGVGEDFWPSAYDPSVPDEIIAVSDADSFAMTRRLAREEGLLVGGSCGMAVVAALRAAKDLGPDDVVVVLLPDGGRGYLGKIFNDDWMSSYGFLDSGEGGTAGDVLRHKTAGLPALVHTHPTETVHDVIEIMREYGVSQLPVVGAEPPVMAGEIAGAVNERAILDALFTGRAKMSDAVSAHMGPPLPLVGSGQTVADAREVFSRADAAVVVEDGKPVGVITRHDLLAWLALSH
- a CDS encoding FtsX-like permease family protein, which encodes MIGLLAAVTEAWSEIRVNRVRVVLSLVGVFLAVFAMTTITAVGDMGRQIIGESSERAGGRPATLRVDASPVSPSTPQTAQEAARAFAAAADRHEIGWWGQTAYTQLTARFPAGTQLVPATAVDPSYGTMHRVVVADGRWFTAADDAAFSPRLVVNDGFLAQVGAFDAANPPTVVLGGDTPVTATVVGVANPTGSDPTSPQAWVLNSAVSRWNLTDPLYGSTPSLEVWVPDTDVDALTQALQTEVQSSLPGFSVYVSRADAGAELGIVDAVLAYGVRGVGVFALLLGGIGVLNVGLVTVRQRIREIGVRRSFGATGGRVFFAVLLESVAATFVAGFLAVVLSIVLVSNFPLEAVLPVGLTLEDVPPFPVAAAVEGLLAATAVGALAGVVPATMAVRAKVIDAIRY
- a CDS encoding ABC transporter ATP-binding protein, giving the protein MDPVVSLTRVSRSVRLPDGEDLHILTGVDLHVARGEHVAVVGRSGSGKSTLLNIVGLLDAPTSGEYLLDGRPVAARSNRRTAKLRGQTFGFVFQQFNLLPGRTATENVANPLLYGSSREFLHRRRIARDMLERVGLGHRLDTMPEKLSGGEQQRVALARSLVRRPRVLLADEPTGALDVDTGSAVMDVLEELVRDEGTTLVTITHDLSVAARADRRFRLDHGVLTEITADAVASATAHRETL
- a CDS encoding HlyD family efflux transporter periplasmic adaptor subunit — translated: MGVVRTVVFPALRLVVWTLIAIALLWIAFARPDRDTGAAASPSAVVEPPAAVVTRGDVTNTVTLQGTIAADPAATVRSTATGEVARVRAAVGDAVQEGTPLFTVTVTVEPPAPTDPAAPPAQPTTRTVAVTSPVAGELATLDVLPGQAVSVGDDVATVSPGTLTVSAPLTQAQQYRLLAPPTTAQVTVPGGPGTFACTGLRTGNPAATRQSPTPDQGCADPYADPYADPSSSMTGANVSCAVPPDVQVFPGLSATLDVTAGTATGVLLVPVTAVQGSVGTGTVWTVAEDGTRTETEVTLGLTDGEDVEVTGGLTEGQRILQFVPGTDTPAGPGGAYGAGS
- a CDS encoding TIM barrel protein, producing the protein MLTPGLCSITYRQLDADGVLDLAARAGLAAVEWGADVHVPAGDLATARSVAARTAGAGLTVASYGSYFRAGVHDGFADVLATAVALGAPRIRVWAGDRGSAGADRVPVVTALADAVRRAADAGVEVGTESHGGTLTDTTASTLLLLEEVDDLVGAPALTTYWQPTVDAPDDDALTELAVLLPRTSTVHAFSWAPGTTRNPLASRESLWRHAIALLRDDGHDHGRDHDVLVEFVPGDDPAVLAREASTLRRWLNP
- a CDS encoding Gfo/Idh/MocA family protein, with translation MVQRLGVVMNGVTGRMGYRQHLLRSVLAIREQGGVELPDGSRVQLEPLLVGRSEDKLRDIAQRHGLDRWTTDLDAALADDDYPLYFDAQLTSARERSVLAAVAAGRHVYTEKPTAETLEGAVGLARAATRAGVKNGVVHDKLFLPGLVKLKRLVDSGFFGEILSVRGEFGYWVFEGDWQPAQRPSWNYRAEDGGGIVADMFCHWNYVLEQTVAPVEAVTAKAVTHVPVRHDENGEAYKATADDAAYAIFELEGGIVAQLNSSWAVRVDRDELVEFQVDGTLGSAVAGLWGCRVQPRSATPRAVWNPDLPEQHRYRDDWLTVPDNTVFDNGFKAQWEQFVRHVVADTPHPYDFLSGARGVRLAQAGLQSSAQGRRVELQEISL